One Streptomyces fagopyri DNA window includes the following coding sequences:
- a CDS encoding thiolase domain-containing protein, giving the protein MSKEPVAVVGVGQTKHVAARRDVSIAGLVREAARRALADAELTWADIDAVVIGKAPDFFEGVMMPELYLADALGAVGKPMLRVHTAGSVGGSTALVATNLVAGRVHGTVLTLAYEKQSESNAMWGLSLPIPFQQPLLAGAGGFFAPHVRAYMRRTGAPDTVGSLVAYKDRRNALKNPYAHLHEHDITLEKVQASPMLWDPIRYSETCPSSDGACAMILTDRAGAARSPRPPAWLHGGAMRSEPTLFAGKDCVSPRAGKDCAADVYRQAGIADPRRDIDAVEMYVPFSWYEPMWLENLGFADEGEGWKLTESGVTELDGDLPVNMSGGVLSTNPIGASGMIRFAEAALQVRGQAGEHQVEGARRVLGHAYGGGSQFFSMWLVGAEPPSS; this is encoded by the coding sequence ATGAGCAAGGAGCCCGTGGCCGTCGTAGGCGTCGGCCAGACCAAACACGTGGCGGCGCGGCGGGACGTGTCGATCGCCGGCCTGGTCCGCGAGGCGGCCCGGCGGGCCCTGGCGGACGCGGAGCTGACATGGGCCGACATCGACGCCGTCGTCATCGGCAAGGCGCCGGACTTCTTCGAGGGCGTCATGATGCCGGAGCTGTACCTCGCCGACGCGCTCGGCGCCGTCGGCAAGCCGATGCTGCGCGTGCACACGGCCGGCTCCGTCGGCGGCTCGACCGCACTGGTCGCCACCAACCTCGTCGCCGGCCGCGTCCACGGCACCGTCCTGACCCTGGCCTACGAGAAGCAGTCCGAGTCGAACGCCATGTGGGGCCTGTCCCTGCCGATCCCCTTCCAGCAGCCGCTGCTGGCCGGAGCGGGCGGCTTCTTCGCGCCGCACGTACGCGCGTACATGCGGCGCACGGGCGCGCCCGACACCGTCGGCTCCCTGGTCGCGTACAAGGACCGCCGCAACGCGCTCAAGAACCCCTACGCGCACCTGCACGAGCACGACATCACCCTGGAGAAGGTCCAGGCCTCCCCGATGCTCTGGGACCCGATCCGCTACTCGGAGACCTGCCCGTCCTCGGACGGCGCCTGCGCCATGATCCTCACCGACCGCGCGGGCGCGGCCCGTTCACCGCGTCCGCCCGCGTGGCTGCACGGCGGCGCGATGCGCAGCGAACCCACCCTGTTCGCCGGCAAGGACTGCGTCTCGCCGCGGGCGGGCAAGGACTGCGCGGCCGACGTCTACCGGCAGGCGGGCATCGCGGACCCGCGCCGGGACATCGACGCGGTGGAAATGTACGTACCTTTCTCCTGGTACGAACCCATGTGGCTGGAGAACCTCGGCTTCGCCGACGAGGGCGAGGGGTGGAAACTCACGGAATCCGGGGTGACCGAGCTCGACGGGGACCTGCCCGTCAACATGTCGGGCGGCGTACTCTCCACCAATCCGATCGGCGCCTCCGGGATGATCCGCTTCGCGGAAGCGGCGCTCCAGGTCCGCGGACAGGCGGGAGAACACCAGGTGGAAGGGGCTCGCAGGGTGCTGGGGCACGCCTACGGAGGCGGCTCCCAGTTCTTCTCGATGTGGCTCGTCGGGGCCGAGCCGCCCAGCTCCTGA
- a CDS encoding ATP-binding protein, with protein MGQRSVRSRRTLFERESELASVEEALSELTGLRKDGSEGPERPRGALLAFAGRAGIGKTTLLAEVRRRSAAKGCTVLSARGGEQEQGVAFHVARQLLQPHLAGFAEAELRASLGSWYAIVGPALGLCAASEGAPPDQQGLRAGLDWVLTHLAVQRAPMVLVLDDAHWADPESLSWLAAFAPRAEELPLLLVVGYRPDELPDHAESFRVLPGRAGQRPVDLEPLSAAAVARLVREDLGAQADDAFCRECWAVTAGNPFEAVELTAKVRDRGLVPTEAGAHLLRDLAAAVKGSGLIARLERLGTSTVRFAWACAVLGTEISPALAAAVAGLGSEEAADAADALRGARILTGADTLEFVHPLVATAVYRAIPGGVRVALHGQAAWCVINEGLGPSAAARHLMESHPDGDVWVVQQLRAAARETQRAGAPDAARRYLARALREPPPFEERAAVLYELGCASLLTEPATTVNHLRAALEEPITDPELRHHVVYRLSQVLAHSDRLAEASETLARESRMAADARVRLRMQSEQFMWDAFRADEPDSPARSRRLTRLADRLTGRDLTERYVIGLRAWDATLRGEPAHIALEHAERALAGGLGWAEADRGFEVPILVALTFMYADRPGRTEELFAAGIADFESQGWHGAHLSFGYTILAYVRYRRGRLAEAEDFVRAGLRLAERVGPGTPVHWYAVATLVEILLARGRVDEATRTAEEYAFGAPFPAAVTFPDAQIVYGQLLLARGLTKEAAAELASAGRRLDPRGIRNPSWCPWQLHLARAESHDAPERAVATALEAVQRARQYGAPSAIGQALRAAAEVSSGSNRVKLLEESVSHLERSPAAYELACALVALGTELRRSGRPKEAAEHLYRGLDAAVQCGADGLVEEARDELAAAGLRPRRLHSTETDTLTARERAAAVLTARGRTADQVAEELHVDEQSVVRLLSAVYRKVGTDRSGLVAALGVSTG; from the coding sequence ATGGGACAGCGCAGCGTACGCAGCAGAAGGACGCTCTTCGAACGGGAGAGTGAACTCGCGTCCGTCGAGGAGGCGTTGAGCGAGCTCACCGGTCTGCGCAAGGACGGCTCCGAAGGACCCGAGCGGCCCCGCGGCGCGCTCCTCGCCTTCGCCGGACGCGCCGGGATCGGCAAGACGACGCTGCTCGCCGAGGTGCGGCGGCGCTCCGCGGCCAAGGGCTGCACCGTGCTGTCCGCCCGCGGCGGCGAGCAGGAACAGGGCGTCGCCTTCCACGTCGCCCGTCAGCTCCTGCAACCGCATCTCGCCGGGTTCGCGGAGGCCGAACTCCGGGCCTCGCTCGGGAGCTGGTACGCCATCGTCGGACCCGCGCTCGGCCTGTGCGCAGCCTCCGAGGGAGCCCCGCCCGACCAGCAGGGTCTGCGGGCCGGCCTCGACTGGGTCCTCACCCACCTCGCCGTGCAGCGCGCCCCGATGGTGCTCGTCCTCGACGACGCGCACTGGGCCGACCCCGAGTCGCTCAGCTGGCTGGCCGCCTTCGCACCGCGCGCCGAGGAACTCCCGCTGCTGCTCGTCGTCGGCTACCGTCCCGACGAACTCCCGGACCACGCCGAGTCGTTCAGGGTCCTGCCGGGGCGCGCGGGACAGCGCCCCGTCGACCTCGAACCGCTCAGCGCCGCCGCCGTCGCACGGCTGGTGCGCGAGGACCTCGGCGCCCAGGCCGACGACGCGTTCTGCCGGGAATGCTGGGCGGTCACCGCGGGCAACCCCTTCGAGGCGGTGGAACTGACCGCGAAGGTGCGCGACCGCGGACTCGTCCCGACGGAGGCCGGCGCGCACCTGCTGCGCGACCTCGCCGCCGCCGTCAAGGGCAGCGGCCTGATCGCCCGCCTCGAACGCCTGGGCACGTCCACCGTCCGCTTCGCCTGGGCCTGTGCGGTGCTCGGCACGGAGATCTCCCCGGCCCTGGCCGCCGCCGTCGCCGGACTCGGCTCGGAGGAGGCCGCCGACGCGGCGGACGCGCTGCGCGGCGCCCGTATCCTCACCGGCGCCGACACCCTGGAGTTCGTGCACCCGCTGGTCGCCACCGCCGTCTACCGGGCCATCCCCGGCGGTGTCCGCGTGGCCCTGCACGGCCAGGCCGCGTGGTGCGTGATCAACGAGGGTCTCGGACCCTCCGCCGCCGCCCGCCATCTCATGGAGAGCCACCCCGACGGCGACGTCTGGGTCGTCCAGCAGCTGCGCGCCGCCGCCCGTGAGACCCAGCGCGCCGGCGCCCCGGACGCGGCCCGCCGCTACCTCGCCCGCGCGCTGCGCGAACCGCCGCCGTTCGAGGAGCGCGCGGCCGTTCTGTACGAATTGGGCTGCGCCTCCCTGCTCACCGAACCGGCGACCACCGTCAACCACCTCAGGGCCGCCCTCGAGGAACCCATCACCGACCCCGAGCTGCGCCACCACGTCGTCTACCGGCTCTCCCAGGTCCTCGCCCACAGCGACCGGCTCGCCGAGGCGTCCGAGACGCTCGCCCGGGAGAGCCGGATGGCCGCGGACGCCCGGGTACGACTGCGCATGCAGTCCGAGCAGTTCATGTGGGACGCGTTCCGGGCCGACGAACCCGACTCGCCCGCCCGCTCGCGCCGCCTGACGCGCCTCGCCGACCGGCTGACCGGCCGCGACCTCACCGAGCGCTATGTCATCGGCCTGCGCGCCTGGGACGCCACGCTGCGCGGCGAACCCGCCCACATCGCCCTGGAGCACGCCGAACGCGCCCTCGCCGGCGGACTGGGCTGGGCGGAGGCTGACCGCGGCTTCGAAGTGCCCATCCTGGTCGCCCTCACCTTCATGTACGCGGACCGCCCGGGCCGCACCGAGGAACTGTTCGCCGCCGGCATCGCCGACTTCGAGAGCCAGGGCTGGCACGGCGCCCACCTCTCCTTCGGCTACACGATCCTCGCGTACGTCCGCTACCGCCGCGGCCGGCTCGCCGAGGCCGAGGACTTCGTCCGCGCCGGCCTGCGGCTCGCCGAGCGCGTCGGGCCCGGCACCCCCGTCCACTGGTACGCCGTCGCCACCCTCGTCGAGATCCTGCTGGCCCGCGGCCGGGTCGACGAGGCCACGCGGACCGCCGAGGAGTACGCGTTCGGGGCACCCTTCCCGGCCGCCGTGACCTTCCCCGACGCGCAGATCGTGTACGGCCAACTGCTGCTCGCCCGCGGCCTCACCAAGGAGGCCGCCGCCGAGCTGGCGTCGGCCGGCCGCCGCCTCGACCCACGCGGCATCCGCAACCCCTCCTGGTGCCCGTGGCAGCTCCACCTCGCCCGCGCCGAGAGCCACGACGCACCGGAGCGCGCCGTCGCCACCGCGCTCGAAGCGGTGCAGCGCGCCCGCCAGTACGGCGCACCCTCGGCGATCGGCCAGGCACTGCGGGCCGCCGCCGAGGTCTCCTCGGGCTCGAACCGCGTCAAACTGCTCGAAGAATCCGTGAGCCACCTGGAGCGCTCCCCGGCCGCCTACGAACTCGCGTGCGCGCTGGTCGCCCTGGGCACCGAACTGCGCCGCTCGGGCCGCCCCAAGGAGGCCGCCGAACACCTGTACCGAGGGCTCGACGCGGCCGTCCAGTGCGGTGCCGACGGGCTCGTCGAAGAGGCCCGTGACGAGCTGGCGGCCGCCGGGCTGCGCCCGCGCAGACTGCACAGCACCGAGACGGACACCCTCACCGCCCGGGAACGCGCGGCGGCCGTGCTCACCGCACGGGGGCGCACCGCGGACCAGGTCGCCGAGGAACTGCACGTCGACGAGCAGTCCGTCGTCCGGCTGCTGTCGGCGGTCTACCGGAAGGTGGGCACGGACCGTTCGGGCCTCGTGGCGGCGCTCGGCGTGTCGACCGGATAG
- a CDS encoding DUF397 domain-containing protein gives MAESTIEQHPLAGWDKPELDLSNAEWQSSSRGRGDVQIAFVEGFIAMRNSGRAESPSLIFTPAEWGAFVSGAREGEFDLT, from the coding sequence GTGGCCGAGAGCACCATCGAGCAACACCCGCTCGCGGGCTGGGACAAGCCTGAGCTGGACCTGAGCAACGCCGAATGGCAGTCCAGCAGCCGAGGGCGAGGTGACGTCCAGATCGCCTTTGTCGAGGGCTTCATCGCGATGCGCAACAGCGGCCGCGCCGAGAGCCCTTCCTTGATCTTCACGCCCGCCGAGTGGGGCGCGTTCGTGTCGGGAGCCCGCGAGGGCGAGTTCGACCTGACCTGA